CGGAGTTACAACTTCCCTATCCGACCTAATCCAGTACACACGCATGGCAGTAGATCAAGTGTTGGAGGCGTGGCAGAGTGAATTGCCATAAGCGATGGTGGCCTCCCCACGCTGAATTCTGATTGGCCTGCAAGGGCTTCAGCGCTCGTCTGGGTCTAGTTCCTCGTCGGGAATCAGTTGCTGCTCGATTGAAGTGCCCATAGATTCCGCCGCGTACAGCCGCATCTCGTTGGCAAGACGGGGATGCTTGTCCACCCGTGGAATCCCATCCTGAGTCCATTGCTCATCAGGTTCAGGAATAGTGCGCGAAGAGATTTCCAGTGCTGCCACATCTGCAAGCGCAAGAGCAAGTAACGCCGGGTCGGGATGACTCTGAATGAGATGCAAGGCATCCTCATCACGCCGATCAAACTTTGCGGCCAAGACTGCCCATGCCAGTGATTTGGTTTCATGACGCTGCACTCGCCATGCCCGTGTACTCATGCTGTCTCTCCTGACGCTCGTCGGATTGGAATCACATTGCTTTTGGCCGCGAGTTCGCTCATGCGCTCTGCCACGGCGCGACCGTGATCGGCTGTCGTGTGCAAGTAGCCCTCGGCCGCAGTTGTGGAGGACTGGCCAAGGCGGCGCATGAGTTCGGGAACACTCGCTCCAGCTTGTGCCGCCAGAGTCATCCCTGTGTGTCTGAGGTCGTGAACTCTCACGTCTGGTCGGCCAATGTGATTCAAAGCTCGATTGAACACCTGCGAATATCCGCTGATGATCGAACCACCTGTTGATGTGGTGAACACAAGCGCCGATGGACTCTCGCCTGTCCATTGATTCAAATGAGCGTCAATGTCTGGCACCAGATGTGGGGGCAGTGGAATGATCCGGCGGCCCGCTTTGGACTTGGGCGAGTCCAGGTCGATGACTCCGCTTTGTAGGCGATAGGCCCGCTCCCTCACC
This window of the Actinomycetota bacterium genome carries:
- a CDS encoding site-specific integrase, whose amino-acid sequence is MQTAAEDELIQSNPCRIKGAGNAWSAERPTLNLHEVQALAERVPHHYAALVHLLVWTGVRIGEAAAMQRRDLDTASDRPTLTVRERAYRLQSGVIDLDSPKSKAGRRIIPLPPHLVPDIDAHLNQWTGESPSALVFTTSTGGSIISGYSQVFNRALNHIGRPDVRVHDLRHTGMTLAAQAGASVPELMRRLGQSSTTAAEGYLHTTADHGRAVAERMSELAAKSNVIPIRRASGETA